One region of Qipengyuania sp. SS22 genomic DNA includes:
- a CDS encoding FecR family protein has translation MALDRNILDEAAAWAVRTSEPGFEDWSRFTDWLEQSPEHAAAYDHVMLAAEEGAAMLDAQPANDIDEERPAPRRRWFGSALAACLALVAALWVWQANDATSIYRTVPGETRQIALEDGSVIIMAGDSELLVDPDRDRYARLERGRALFEIRHDESDPFRVDVGGATLVDAGTVFDVSIMRSEVGVGVSEGAVIYNPTRQNARIEPGHILTFDRAGAAYDVANIPLDQVGEWRDGRLTFLRAPLADVAADIARASGIDYRASETSGERPISGSIALEPLRADPASLAPLLGVSVERRGETWILASR, from the coding sequence ATGGCGCTTGATCGCAACATTCTCGACGAGGCCGCCGCCTGGGCGGTCAGGACATCCGAACCCGGGTTCGAGGACTGGTCGCGCTTTACCGACTGGCTCGAGCAATCGCCCGAGCATGCGGCGGCTTACGACCATGTCATGCTTGCTGCAGAAGAAGGCGCAGCCATGCTCGACGCCCAACCCGCGAATGACATCGACGAAGAGCGCCCCGCCCCCCGGCGCCGCTGGTTCGGTTCTGCACTTGCCGCGTGTCTGGCACTGGTGGCGGCGCTGTGGGTCTGGCAGGCCAATGATGCGACATCGATCTATCGGACCGTCCCGGGCGAAACGCGCCAGATTGCGCTGGAAGACGGGAGCGTGATCATCATGGCGGGCGACTCCGAACTGCTCGTCGACCCGGACCGGGATCGTTACGCCCGCCTCGAACGCGGGCGTGCGCTGTTCGAAATCCGCCATGACGAGAGCGACCCGTTCCGCGTCGATGTCGGCGGCGCCACGCTGGTCGATGCCGGGACGGTTTTCGATGTCAGCATCATGCGATCCGAAGTCGGTGTCGGCGTCTCCGAAGGCGCGGTCATCTATAACCCGACAAGACAGAATGCCCGGATCGAACCCGGCCACATTCTCACCTTCGACAGGGCCGGCGCCGCCTATGATGTCGCAAACATTCCGCTGGATCAGGTGGGCGAATGGCGCGATGGCCGCCTGACTTTCCTCCGCGCGCCGCTGGCCGATGTCGCCGCCGACATCGCGCGGGCAAGCGGGATCGACTACCGGGCTTCGGAGACCAGTGGCGAGCGACCTATCTCGGGAAGCATCGCCCTCGAACCCCTGCGCGCGGACCCGGCTTCGCTGGCCCCCCTGCTCGGAGTTTCGGTCGAACGGCGGGGCGAGACCTGGATCCTTGCGTCTCGCTGA
- a CDS encoding RNA polymerase sigma factor codes for MAAAPIKKIAFIIFPFVKLGGARECARELPACRTTCETAFDCRLAEETEPSCDCLDRDRLRGNGTARICRQRGANRLVVSGSAISVHAPEAAARESKCGKVRLAVTDDADDGLQAVFLANRQPLLRFLVARGAGDDAEDILQEVWLKIARRPAGPIGAPMAYLYRAANMAMIDRYRSAKQSAVREKEWTEASFGPVPGVSDSPSVERVIAGQQFARKVEEALAEFPDRAVKIFRRSRIDGIAQRAIAEEFGVSISTVEGDLRSIYRVLAELRERLDEE; via the coding sequence ATGGCTGCAGCACCGATCAAGAAAATAGCTTTCATCATCTTTCCTTTCGTGAAACTCGGAGGTGCGAGGGAATGCGCTCGCGAGTTGCCGGCTTGCCGGACCACTTGCGAAACAGCCTTCGACTGCCGCCTCGCCGAAGAGACGGAGCCCTCGTGCGATTGCCTTGATCGCGACCGCTTGCGGGGGAACGGAACCGCTCGTATTTGTCGACAGCGCGGCGCAAACCGGCTCGTTGTCTCCGGTTCAGCGATCTCGGTTCACGCACCCGAGGCGGCTGCGCGCGAATCGAAATGTGGGAAGGTGAGGCTTGCCGTGACCGACGATGCGGACGATGGACTGCAGGCCGTCTTCCTTGCGAACCGGCAACCGCTTCTGCGATTCCTCGTGGCGCGCGGCGCCGGTGACGATGCCGAGGACATATTGCAGGAGGTCTGGCTGAAGATTGCCCGCCGGCCAGCCGGTCCCATCGGCGCGCCGATGGCCTATCTCTACCGCGCGGCCAATATGGCGATGATCGATCGCTATCGTTCCGCGAAACAATCCGCCGTGCGCGAGAAGGAATGGACCGAAGCCAGTTTCGGACCAGTGCCCGGCGTGTCCGACAGCCCTTCGGTCGAGCGCGTAATCGCCGGCCAGCAATTCGCCCGCAAGGTGGAAGAGGCGCTTGCGGAATTTCCCGACCGTGCCGTGAAAATCTTTCGGCGCAGCCGCATAGACGGTATTGCCCAGCGCGCGATTGCCGAGGAATTCGGCGTCAGTATCAGTACCGTCGAAGGTGATTTGCGCAGCATCTACCGGGTTCTCGCCGAACTGAGGGAGCGGCTCGATGAGGAATGA
- a CDS encoding outer membrane protein produces MKAIFLIGAAAMALAGTSAQAQDVSGFRIEGRLGWEKAGTEAVLPNPADDEDETGDEFLVGKDKDGGPAYGIEIGYDLQIGDSFVVGAYGGVDLSDSNTCVELVEDDLSCAELGRTFTAGLRAGVPIGRNSLIYAKGGYSNGKLDLSYDPDVTDNDDDEPGEIAGFSEKRDGYHLGAGAEIGITSSIYAKLEYVYTDFGSDSYLLDEDEETSIDVQSDRHQVLIGLGLRF; encoded by the coding sequence ATGAAAGCTATTTTCTTGATCGGTGCTGCAGCCATGGCTCTGGCGGGCACCTCCGCGCAGGCGCAGGATGTTTCGGGCTTCCGCATCGAGGGCCGCCTCGGCTGGGAAAAGGCCGGCACCGAAGCCGTGCTGCCCAACCCCGCAGACGACGAAGACGAGACGGGCGACGAATTCCTCGTCGGCAAAGACAAGGATGGCGGCCCCGCCTACGGGATCGAGATCGGCTACGATTTGCAGATCGGCGACAGCTTCGTTGTCGGTGCCTATGGCGGTGTCGATTTGTCGGACAGCAACACCTGCGTCGAACTGGTCGAAGACGACCTCTCCTGCGCCGAACTCGGCCGTACCTTTACGGCGGGTCTGCGCGCAGGCGTGCCGATCGGCAGAAATTCGCTCATTTACGCGAAGGGCGGATATTCGAACGGCAAACTCGACCTGAGCTACGATCCCGATGTTACGGACAATGACGACGATGAGCCCGGCGAAATCGCCGGCTTTTCGGAAAAGCGCGACGGTTATCACCTGGGTGCCGGCGCCGAAATCGGGATCACCTCGAGCATCTATGCCAAGCTCGAATACGTCTACACCGACTTCGGCAGCGATTCCTATCTCCTCGACGAGGACGAAGAAACGTCGATCGATGTCCAGAGCGATCGCCACCAGGTCCTCATCGGCCTGGGCCTGCGGTTCTGA
- a CDS encoding TonB-dependent receptor → MLYRSKHSLRLVVSTLSLAAMLAAGPALAQQVDTEPEAEQEEPPAEDLHDRRINYQGQIIVSAQGLREFDLLAGTSVVEGDELQRNMDGQLGEVLASLPGVSASGFAPGASRPILRGFSGERVKVLVDGIGAIDASNTSDDHAVSIDPLTAESIEVLRGPAVLLFGSQAIGGAVNVIDKRIPRRVPDEPVHVDFVARTDTASDLREFGGSVDVPFGTSGFVAHVDGSWRESDDLSIAGFSVAPALRAEILAEAAEEEDEGELEEAAELREAADQRGVLPNSATETWTANAGLAFFKDDSNLGVSFGVYDTAYGVPGRPGAGHHHGEEEGHEDEDHDEDEHGEEEHGEEQVSIGLRQYRADLRGDIFLGDGLFERLKIRAGYSDYTHTEFEGDEIGTVFDVQGLEARAELVQNTSGAWRGSLGTQYYFRDFEAVGAEAFVAPNRTEQIAFFALQEYGNGPFEVEGSLRYENTKVDATTLNIERNFDTFSGAIGLAYEVLPTVRAGINLSRVARAPAGEELFSDGPHIATQAFEVGDPDLDIERAWGAEIFARGSVGGARFSVAGYRNWFDDFIYLAQNGEEEDELPVYLFLQQDATYTGIEGEVAFDLIDTGDLTIGTELQGNYVHAELADDSFVPRIPPLHLAAALTASTDAFDLRGEVEWYDDQDDIAAYETATEGYTFVNAALAWRPLRGNGSITLMLKADNIFDVTARRHTSVTKDFVPLAGRNFSASIRASF, encoded by the coding sequence ATGTTGTATCGTTCAAAACATTCACTTCGCCTTGTCGTCTCCACCCTCTCGCTCGCGGCCATGCTGGCCGCAGGTCCGGCTCTCGCCCAACAGGTCGATACCGAACCGGAGGCGGAGCAGGAGGAGCCCCCCGCCGAAGACCTGCACGACCGGCGGATCAACTATCAGGGCCAGATCATCGTCAGCGCGCAGGGCCTGCGCGAATTCGACCTCCTGGCGGGCACCAGCGTTGTCGAGGGAGACGAATTGCAGCGCAATATGGATGGCCAGCTGGGCGAAGTACTCGCCAGCCTGCCCGGCGTTTCCGCATCGGGCTTTGCGCCGGGCGCCTCTCGCCCGATCCTGCGGGGCTTTTCGGGCGAACGCGTCAAGGTGCTGGTTGACGGCATCGGCGCAATCGATGCCTCCAACACATCCGACGATCACGCCGTCTCGATCGACCCGCTGACCGCCGAGAGCATCGAGGTATTGCGCGGGCCTGCCGTGCTGCTGTTCGGTAGCCAGGCGATCGGCGGCGCGGTCAACGTAATCGACAAGCGCATTCCGCGCCGCGTCCCGGACGAACCGGTGCATGTCGATTTTGTCGCCCGCACCGACACCGCCAGCGATCTGCGCGAATTCGGCGGCTCGGTCGATGTACCCTTTGGCACCAGCGGCTTCGTGGCGCATGTCGACGGGTCATGGCGCGAAAGCGACGATCTCTCGATTGCCGGGTTCTCGGTCGCGCCTGCGCTGCGCGCCGAAATCCTTGCAGAAGCAGCCGAGGAAGAGGACGAGGGCGAGCTTGAAGAGGCCGCGGAACTGCGCGAAGCCGCCGACCAGCGCGGCGTGTTGCCCAATAGCGCGACCGAAACCTGGACTGCCAATGCGGGTCTCGCCTTCTTTAAAGACGACAGCAATCTGGGTGTTTCCTTCGGCGTCTACGACACCGCCTATGGCGTCCCCGGCCGTCCTGGCGCGGGGCATCATCATGGCGAGGAAGAGGGCCACGAGGATGAGGATCACGACGAAGACGAACACGGCGAGGAAGAGCATGGCGAAGAGCAGGTCAGCATCGGCCTGCGCCAGTATCGCGCCGATCTGCGCGGCGATATCTTCCTCGGGGACGGCTTGTTCGAACGGCTGAAAATCCGCGCGGGCTACTCGGACTATACCCATACCGAATTCGAAGGCGACGAGATCGGCACGGTGTTCGACGTCCAGGGCCTCGAAGCGCGGGCTGAGTTGGTCCAGAACACCTCTGGCGCATGGCGCGGCTCGCTGGGCACGCAATATTACTTCCGCGATTTCGAAGCGGTCGGCGCGGAAGCCTTCGTGGCGCCCAACCGCACTGAACAGATCGCCTTCTTCGCGCTCCAGGAATATGGCAACGGCCCGTTCGAGGTCGAAGGCTCGCTGCGCTACGAGAACACCAAGGTCGATGCCACCACGCTGAACATCGAACGCAATTTCGACACCTTCTCGGGCGCAATCGGTCTTGCCTACGAGGTTTTGCCGACCGTTCGCGCGGGGATCAATCTGTCCCGCGTGGCGCGTGCACCGGCGGGCGAGGAACTGTTCTCCGACGGCCCGCATATTGCCACGCAGGCGTTCGAGGTCGGCGATCCCGATCTCGATATCGAACGCGCGTGGGGGGCGGAAATCTTCGCCCGTGGCAGCGTTGGTGGCGCGCGGTTCAGCGTTGCCGGCTATCGCAACTGGTTCGACGATTTCATCTACCTCGCGCAGAATGGCGAGGAAGAAGACGAACTGCCGGTCTATCTCTTCCTCCAGCAGGATGCGACCTACACCGGGATCGAGGGCGAAGTGGCCTTCGACCTGATCGATACGGGCGATCTTACCATCGGGACCGAGCTGCAGGGCAACTATGTCCACGCCGAGCTGGCCGACGACAGCTTCGTGCCGCGGATTCCGCCGCTTCACCTTGCAGCCGCGTTGACTGCATCGACCGATGCCTTCGACCTGCGCGGCGAGGTGGAATGGTATGACGACCAGGACGACATCGCGGCGTATGAAACGGCGACCGAGGGCTACACCTTCGTCAACGCCGCGCTCGCCTGGCGCCCGCTGCGCGGGAACGGGTCGATCACGCTCATGCTCAAGGCGGACAACATCTTCGATGTGACAGCTCGTCGCCACACCAGCGTCACCAAGGATTTCGTGCCACTGGCAGGCCGTAATTTCAGCGCGAGCATCCGCGCTAGCTTCTAG
- a CDS encoding DoxX family protein, whose product MATIAALIGRILLGALFVLAGLGKVMDPAATAAYMEAESPFPGSLALAVGVFEVVAGLILASGFMTRLASLALLVFTGLATLFFHEQVTDQTQAAMALKNVAIIGGLLMVFAYGQVRGQVGLWRERDRAHDAEVKAAHAEGKAEGATAAAVRSDRPTDSV is encoded by the coding sequence ATGGCTACCATCGCAGCGCTGATCGGGCGCATCCTATTGGGCGCGTTGTTCGTGCTGGCCGGGCTCGGCAAGGTCATGGATCCGGCGGCGACCGCGGCTTACATGGAAGCCGAATCGCCCTTCCCCGGCAGCCTGGCGCTGGCAGTCGGTGTGTTCGAAGTCGTCGCGGGGTTGATCCTTGCCAGCGGCTTCATGACGCGGCTGGCCAGCCTCGCGCTGTTGGTCTTCACCGGGCTGGCGACGCTGTTTTTCCACGAACAGGTGACCGACCAGACGCAGGCGGCGATGGCGCTCAAGAACGTCGCTATCATCGGCGGCCTGCTGATGGTGTTCGCCTATGGCCAGGTGCGCGGCCAAGTCGGGCTGTGGCGCGAACGTGACCGCGCGCATGACGCCGAGGTCAAGGCGGCGCATGCCGAAGGGAAAGCCGAAGGGGCGACCGCCGCGGCTGTCCGCAGCGATCGCCCTACCGATAGTGTCTGA
- a CDS encoding saccharopine dehydrogenase family protein: MADTEFDIIVYGATGYTGRLVAEHFVREYGAAADGPKWAMAGRSMDKLEAVRDEIGAPATTPLVVADADDPASLEAMCRRTKVVLTTVGPYQLYGDKLVAACVKTGTDYADLCGEPAWMREQIDLHHEAAKASGARITFSSGFDSIPFDLGVLMLQHEAVARHGSPAPRVKGRVRAMQGTFSGGTAASLTATMKAAAKNPGIIKVLNDPFGLAPGFDGPDQPSGMIPHYEDELGKWAAPFIMATINTKNVHRTNFLRGHPYGEDFRYDEMMLTSPGEAGKAAANAVVDMLKNPFGAKPPKPGEGPSKDERENGHYDVLFVGEWPDGKRLHYGVKGKYDPGYGSTSRMLAETGMALLDSDAEGGVGTPGSFLGEALVERLRDHAELRFAVEE, translated from the coding sequence ATGGCCGACACCGAATTCGACATTATCGTCTATGGCGCCACCGGATACACCGGTCGCCTGGTCGCCGAGCATTTCGTGCGTGAATATGGCGCGGCGGCGGATGGACCGAAATGGGCCATGGCCGGGCGGAGCATGGACAAGCTCGAAGCGGTTCGCGACGAAATCGGCGCCCCGGCCACGACCCCGCTGGTGGTCGCCGACGCCGACGATCCCGCCAGCCTCGAGGCCATGTGCCGCAGGACCAAGGTCGTCCTCACCACGGTCGGCCCCTACCAGCTCTACGGCGACAAGTTGGTCGCCGCCTGTGTGAAGACCGGCACCGACTACGCCGACCTGTGCGGCGAACCGGCATGGATGCGCGAGCAGATCGACCTCCACCACGAGGCCGCCAAGGCCAGCGGGGCGCGGATCACCTTTTCGAGCGGGTTCGATTCGATCCCCTTCGATCTCGGCGTGCTGATGCTCCAGCATGAAGCGGTCGCCCGCCATGGTTCGCCCGCGCCGCGGGTCAAGGGCCGCGTCCGCGCGATGCAGGGCACCTTCTCTGGCGGCACCGCAGCCAGCCTGACCGCGACGATGAAGGCGGCGGCGAAGAACCCAGGGATCATCAAGGTGCTCAACGATCCCTTTGGCCTCGCCCCCGGTTTCGACGGCCCAGACCAGCCTTCGGGCATGATTCCGCATTACGAAGACGAGCTGGGCAAATGGGCCGCGCCGTTCATCATGGCGACGATCAACACCAAGAACGTCCACCGCACCAATTTCCTGCGCGGGCATCCCTATGGCGAGGACTTCCGCTACGACGAAATGATGCTCACCAGCCCCGGCGAAGCGGGCAAGGCGGCGGCCAATGCAGTGGTCGACATGCTCAAGAACCCGTTTGGCGCCAAGCCGCCCAAGCCCGGCGAGGGGCCGAGCAAGGACGAGCGCGAGAACGGTCATTACGATGTACTGTTCGTGGGCGAATGGCCCGACGGCAAGCGGCTCCACTACGGGGTCAAGGGCAAGTATGATCCCGGCTATGGCTCGACCAGCCGGATGCTGGCCGAAACCGGCATGGCCTTGCTCGACAGCGATGCCGAAGGCGGCGTCGGTACGCCCGGCTCGTTCCTTGGCGAAGCGCTGGTCGAACGCCTGCGCGACCATGCCGAATTGCGGTTCGCGGTCGAGGAGTAG
- a CDS encoding thioesterase family protein — protein MSVSRFPFWRVAPGEREGEYILPVMPPATVGPEGAPHVMGGVALAAAVDALELASGQKLLWSNIQFLAPTTHAEELVVSCEQCGGGQSVGQWQAEIRSGGRLTHRISASLGAREPSEQRIFAALPEVPGPGECESLDRDWGAPGTLADQIDLRLAMTDEDRGVQALWSRSQAGFAADSGWLAIVSDFFLGAHPATRGGSSLDDTYRYIQSADDGWVLTVTEFAAFDRGVVHGSARHFAEDGRLLAISSQSGVLPRIARAP, from the coding sequence ATGAGCGTTTCGCGCTTCCCCTTCTGGCGCGTTGCGCCGGGCGAGCGCGAGGGCGAATACATCCTGCCGGTCATGCCGCCCGCCACGGTGGGGCCCGAAGGCGCACCGCATGTCATGGGCGGGGTCGCGCTGGCGGCCGCAGTCGACGCGCTCGAACTCGCCAGCGGCCAGAAGCTGCTGTGGTCGAACATCCAGTTCCTCGCGCCGACCACGCATGCCGAGGAATTGGTGGTTTCCTGCGAACAGTGCGGCGGCGGGCAATCGGTCGGACAATGGCAGGCGGAAATCCGCAGCGGCGGACGCCTGACCCACCGTATCAGCGCGTCACTGGGCGCGCGCGAGCCAAGCGAACAGCGCATCTTCGCCGCGCTGCCCGAGGTGCCGGGACCGGGCGAGTGCGAGAGCCTCGACCGTGATTGGGGCGCACCCGGAACCTTGGCCGACCAGATCGATCTCCGCCTGGCGATGACCGACGAAGACCGCGGCGTCCAGGCGCTATGGTCACGCTCGCAGGCGGGGTTTGCAGCGGACTCGGGCTGGCTCGCGATCGTTTCCGATTTCTTTCTTGGCGCGCACCCTGCCACGCGCGGCGGATCGAGCCTCGACGATACCTATCGCTATATCCAGTCGGCGGATGACGGCTGGGTCCTGACGGTGACCGAATTTGCCGCCTTCGATCGCGGCGTGGTTCACGGCAGTGCCCGGCACTTCGCCGAAGACGGACGCTTGCTGGCAATTTCGAGCCAGTCGGGCGTCCTCCCGCGCATTGCGCGCGCGCCGTAA
- the dcd gene encoding dCTP deaminase, protein MAILSDKWIRDKAQNEGMIEPFVEAQRREGVISYGLSSYGYDARVAPEFKIFTNVNSAVVDPKNFDGDSLVDRETDICVIPPNSFALARTVEYFRVPEDVLVICLGKSTYARCGIIVNVTPLEPGWEGHVTLEFSNTTPLPAKIYANEGACQFLFLQGNERCETTYRDRAGKYMGQRGVTLPRL, encoded by the coding sequence ATGGCGATTCTTTCCGACAAGTGGATCCGCGACAAGGCGCAGAACGAGGGCATGATCGAGCCCTTCGTCGAGGCGCAACGCCGCGAAGGGGTGATCAGTTACGGGCTGTCGAGCTATGGCTATGACGCGCGTGTGGCGCCCGAGTTCAAGATCTTCACCAATGTGAACAGCGCAGTGGTCGATCCGAAGAACTTCGACGGCGACAGCCTGGTCGACCGCGAAACCGACATCTGCGTAATTCCGCCCAACAGCTTCGCGCTGGCGCGCACGGTCGAATATTTCCGCGTGCCGGAAGACGTGCTGGTGATCTGTCTCGGCAAGAGCACCTATGCGCGCTGCGGGATCATCGTGAACGTCACCCCGCTCGAACCCGGTTGGGAAGGCCATGTCACGCTGGAGTTTTCCAACACCACCCCGCTGCCCGCGAAAATCTACGCCAACGAGGGCGCGTGCCAGTTTCTGTTCCTGCAGGGCAACGAGCGCTGCGAGACCACCTATCGCGATCGCGCAGGCAAATACATGGGGCAGCGCGGCGTGACGCTGCCGCGGCTGTGA
- a CDS encoding GIY-YIG nuclease family protein, giving the protein MHSGGDTAKRLPVVLLWSQEFPTRDEAFDAERQIKGWSRAKKEALITGDWSRVIELAKNRQR; this is encoded by the coding sequence GTGCACTCGGGGGGGGATACCGCCAAGCGCCTTCCGGTGGTGCTTCTATGGTCGCAGGAATTTCCCACTCGCGACGAAGCATTCGATGCCGAACGCCAGATCAAGGGCTGGAGCCGGGCGAAGAAAGAAGCGCTGATCACGGGCGACTGGAGCAGGGTGATCGAACTTGCCAAGAACAGGCAAAGATGA